The Allorhizobium ampelinum S4 genome has a segment encoding these proteins:
- a CDS encoding dipeptide ABC transporter ATP-binding protein, whose protein sequence is MSKTPSVLDIRELNISYGDGESRTRVVHDVSLEVGAGEVVALVGESGSGKTSTAQAIIGLLSGNGQIDSGSIRLNGEEISRWSEKSLRGIRGPVLSLIPQDPSNSLNPVLTVGAQVREILEIHGKLSRRDADRRVVELLTQVGLSQPALRARQYPHELSGGMKQRVLIAIAIALKPALIIADEPTSALDVTVQRRILDLIDDLRKAYGTAVLLVTHDLGVAADRSDRLVVLQSGRIQEQGKTAEVLVAPKSAYTARLLSDAPSLAAPVVRPAIAADRPISVTVDNLVQEFKLPTGERFRAVDGLSFTVPQGTTHAIVGESGSGKTTTIRSIAGFQKATSGSIRVGDFDLGSLNHKSLRAFRRKVQLVYQNPWSSLDPKQTIFSIVEEPLLNFEPLPKQERAARVEAMIERVGLPLSVLNRKPHALSGGQRQRVAVARALVLEPEVVVLDEAVSALDVTVQAQILALLGSLQRDFGLTYIFVSHDLAVVRQIADTVSVLHNGKQVDYGPVETVFTHPQSAYTRELIEAIPGRAFPKRHQHSLTAGSPS, encoded by the coding sequence ATGAGTAAGACCCCTTCTGTTCTCGATATCAGAGAACTGAATATTTCCTATGGAGATGGAGAGAGCCGCACCCGCGTGGTGCATGATGTGTCGCTCGAAGTCGGTGCTGGCGAGGTTGTGGCACTGGTGGGCGAAAGCGGTTCTGGCAAAACCTCCACGGCACAGGCCATCATTGGCCTCCTCTCTGGCAATGGGCAGATTGATAGCGGCTCTATTCGCCTGAATGGCGAGGAGATTTCCCGCTGGAGTGAAAAGAGCTTGCGCGGCATTCGCGGCCCCGTTCTCAGCCTGATCCCGCAAGACCCGTCGAATTCGCTCAATCCGGTACTCACGGTTGGCGCGCAGGTGCGCGAAATTCTGGAAATCCACGGCAAGCTTTCCCGCCGGGATGCAGATCGGCGGGTGGTGGAGCTGTTGACACAGGTGGGCCTCTCGCAGCCAGCGCTTCGCGCCAGACAATATCCACACGAACTCTCTGGCGGCATGAAACAGCGGGTGCTGATTGCCATCGCCATTGCGCTGAAACCAGCACTGATCATTGCCGATGAGCCAACCTCGGCGTTGGATGTGACCGTGCAGCGTCGCATCCTGGATTTGATTGACGATCTGCGCAAAGCTTACGGCACCGCCGTGCTGCTGGTGACCCATGATCTGGGTGTTGCCGCCGACCGCTCGGATCGGTTGGTGGTCCTTCAGTCCGGCCGTATTCAGGAGCAAGGCAAAACCGCAGAGGTGCTGGTCGCGCCCAAAAGCGCCTATACGGCAAGGCTTTTATCCGATGCGCCCTCGTTGGCGGCCCCGGTTGTGCGGCCTGCCATTGCGGCGGATCGGCCCATCAGTGTTACCGTCGATAATCTCGTGCAGGAGTTTAAACTGCCAACGGGTGAGCGTTTCCGCGCCGTGGATGGTCTTTCCTTCACCGTTCCCCAAGGCACCACCCACGCCATTGTTGGCGAATCCGGCTCTGGCAAAACCACCACAATCCGCAGCATTGCCGGATTTCAGAAAGCCACATCTGGCAGCATCCGCGTGGGTGATTTTGACCTTGGCAGCCTGAACCACAAAAGCCTGCGCGCGTTCCGGCGCAAGGTGCAGCTTGTCTATCAAAACCCGTGGAGTTCTCTGGACCCCAAGCAGACGATTTTCTCGATTGTCGAAGAACCGCTGCTGAATTTTGAACCGCTTCCCAAGCAAGAGCGCGCCGCCCGCGTGGAAGCCATGATTGAGCGTGTTGGCCTGCCGCTCTCGGTTCTCAACCGTAAACCCCATGCGCTGTCAGGCGGACAGCGCCAGCGAGTGGCCGTTGCCCGCGCTCTGGTGCTGGAGCCTGAGGTGGTTGTGCTGGATGAGGCCGTCTCGGCGCTGGATGTGACGGTACAGGCGCAAATCCTTGCCCTGCTTGGCAGTTTGCAGCGCGATTTTGGCCTGACCTATATTTTCGTCTCGCACGATCTGGCCGTCGTGCGCCAGATCGCCGACACGGTCTCGGTTTTGCACAATGGCAAACAGGTTGATTACGGCCCGGTTGAGACGGTCTTCACCCACCCGCAAAGCGCCTACACCCGCGAGTTGATCGAGGCCATTCCGGGCCGGGCTTTTCCGAAGAGACATCAACATTCACTGACAGCAGGATCACCATCATGA
- a CDS encoding ABC transporter permease, producing the protein MSSVEILSLQANGVKSDSVKRRASLTRFKGLRPGLVLAWVVMVTVLLWAAMPWLFTSYNPLEGIPGGQLKAPSAAHLLGTDSLGRDLYARMVYGSVHSLSGALAAVGVGLVAGTLLGLFAGAIGGRWDMIIMRFVDVLLSIPTLLLSLSIIILLGFGTINAAIAVGVTAIAGFARLTRSEVVRVRRADFVEAAYGSGGTFLSVLWRHILPNSLTSVIAYAAVQFGWAILQMSTLGFLGYGAPPPTPEWGLLISEGRNYLATAWWLTTAPGLIVVAVVLSANRISQSLGSTSR; encoded by the coding sequence ATGAGCAGTGTTGAAATTCTCTCCCTGCAAGCCAATGGCGTGAAATCGGATAGCGTCAAGCGCCGGGCGTCCCTCACCCGTTTTAAAGGCTTGCGCCCCGGTCTTGTGCTGGCGTGGGTGGTCATGGTCACCGTACTGCTCTGGGCAGCTATGCCGTGGCTTTTTACCAGCTATAACCCGCTGGAGGGCATTCCCGGCGGGCAGTTGAAAGCGCCGTCAGCGGCGCATCTTCTCGGCACGGACTCCCTTGGGCGCGATCTTTATGCGCGGATGGTCTATGGCTCCGTTCATTCGCTGTCGGGTGCCCTTGCCGCCGTGGGCGTGGGACTGGTGGCAGGCACCCTGCTTGGCCTTTTTGCCGGAGCCATTGGCGGGCGCTGGGATATGATCATCATGCGCTTTGTCGATGTGCTGCTGTCTATTCCCACCCTGCTTCTGTCTCTCAGCATCATTATTCTGCTTGGCTTTGGCACGATCAATGCCGCGATTGCGGTGGGTGTTACGGCCATTGCCGGTTTTGCCCGGTTGACCCGATCCGAAGTGGTGCGGGTGCGGCGGGCGGATTTTGTTGAAGCGGCCTATGGCAGTGGCGGTACGTTTTTGAGCGTGCTGTGGCGGCATATCTTGCCCAATTCGCTGACCTCGGTGATTGCCTATGCCGCCGTGCAATTTGGCTGGGCCATTCTGCAAATGTCCACCCTAGGATTCCTCGGCTATGGCGCACCGCCGCCAACACCGGAATGGGGCCTGCTGATTTCCGAAGGGCGCAATTACCTCGCCACCGCCTGGTGGCTGACCACAGCCCCCGGCCTGATTGTGGTCGCCGTGGTGCTGTCTGCCAACCGCATCAGCCAATCCTTGGGGAGCACCAGCCGATGA
- a CDS encoding ABC transporter substrate-binding protein has protein sequence MVTPISKLWYTRCPVPTPVGLAAQLGYLEQSFAEIGITLESIIDSPDKAVRQSHFNHTLEWSFRHGGNVPPIRARSEGRNTRLVGITWTDEFQAIITLPQTGIKSLKDLVGRRFGVPKRPDGIVDFMRATALKGLVSALSLDGVSINAVDLTDITITESVLDGQTGASLFGLKRRQSFGEEAAALLRGEVDAIFVKGTAGIAVANLIGAVTVSDFGFHPDPTIRINSGSPRILTVDARLADERPDLVERLIAVIRKASGWAEAHPDETRRFIAREAGASEEQVLAANGRDVHRHLGIGLEPAHVAAVKHYKDFLYQWGFLQADFDLEAWVDQRPYETLDRRAVA, from the coding sequence ATGGTCACTCCCATCTCCAAACTCTGGTATACGCGCTGCCCGGTGCCAACGCCCGTGGGGCTTGCTGCCCAGCTTGGCTATCTTGAACAAAGCTTTGCCGAGATTGGCATCACACTGGAGTCCATCATTGATTCCCCCGATAAAGCCGTCCGGCAGAGCCATTTCAACCATACGCTGGAATGGTCTTTCCGCCATGGCGGCAACGTGCCACCCATCCGCGCCCGCTCTGAAGGCCGCAACACCCGGCTGGTGGGCATTACCTGGACCGATGAGTTTCAGGCCATCATCACCCTGCCGCAGACTGGCATAAAAAGCCTGAAGGACCTTGTTGGCCGTCGGTTTGGCGTGCCAAAGCGACCGGATGGGATTGTTGATTTTATGCGCGCAACCGCCCTGAAAGGCCTTGTCTCGGCTCTGTCGCTGGACGGGGTTTCGATCAACGCGGTTGATCTGACTGACATCACCATCACTGAGTCCGTGCTGGATGGACAAACTGGCGCATCGCTGTTTGGCCTGAAACGGCGCCAATCCTTTGGCGAGGAGGCCGCAGCCCTGTTGCGTGGCGAGGTGGACGCGATTTTTGTGAAAGGCACGGCGGGCATTGCCGTTGCCAATCTGATTGGCGCGGTGACGGTCTCTGACTTCGGTTTTCATCCCGACCCAACCATCCGCATCAATTCCGGCTCACCGCGCATTCTCACGGTGGATGCAAGACTGGCCGATGAACGCCCCGATCTGGTGGAGCGGCTGATTGCGGTGATCCGCAAGGCCTCCGGCTGGGCGGAGGCACACCCGGACGAGACGCGCCGCTTCATTGCCCGCGAGGCGGGAGCCAGCGAAGAGCAGGTGCTGGCCGCCAATGGGCGGGATGTGCATCGCCATCTCGGCATCGGGCTGGAGCCTGCCCATGTGGCTGCTGTGAAGCATTATAAGGATTTTCTGTATCAATGGGGCTTCTTGCAGGCTGATTTTGACCTCGAGGCCTGGGTGGATCAGCGCCCTTATGAAACGCTGGATCGGAGGGCTGTTGCATGA
- a CDS encoding ABC transporter permease — protein sequence MTASNRILKRASRVTLQAIPTVVGIVILNFFLLQLAPGDAADVLAAEAGSATVETMADIRARFGLDLPVLHQLGNYLGNLAHFSLGYSPRYGMPVAELIGQRLPGTLVLMGAAFIIALVLGVVLGSVMAVFSGRLPDRVISLGSLLFYSVPGFWIGLMLILLFSVKLGWLPSGGDSTIGSPLTGYAALLDRARYIVLPATSLSLYYLAIYARLTRAAMLEVKSQDYVRTARAKGVTPLRLTLRHILRNALIPITTMAGMHLGGMLGGAVVVETVFSWPGLGRLAFEAVMARDFSVLLGILLLSSFLVIIINAAVDLFQAWLDPRIGESQ from the coding sequence ATGACCGCATCAAACCGAATATTGAAACGCGCAAGCCGTGTGACGTTGCAGGCCATACCCACCGTTGTGGGCATCGTGATCCTGAACTTTTTTCTGCTGCAACTGGCACCGGGCGATGCCGCCGATGTGCTGGCCGCAGAGGCTGGCTCCGCCACCGTCGAGACAATGGCGGATATTCGCGCGCGCTTTGGTCTTGATCTGCCCGTGCTGCACCAACTGGGCAATTATCTTGGTAATCTTGCTCATTTCAGTCTGGGGTATTCGCCGCGCTATGGCATGCCGGTGGCCGAGCTGATTGGGCAACGACTGCCCGGCACATTGGTGCTGATGGGGGCGGCCTTTATCATTGCGCTTGTGCTTGGGGTGGTGCTTGGCTCCGTCATGGCGGTGTTTTCGGGTCGCCTGCCGGACCGGGTCATCTCCCTTGGTTCGCTGCTGTTTTATTCCGTACCCGGTTTCTGGATCGGTTTGATGCTGATCCTGCTGTTTTCCGTCAAGCTGGGTTGGTTGCCTTCCGGCGGTGATAGCACCATTGGCAGCCCGCTGACCGGCTATGCGGCGCTTTTGGATCGCGCTCGGTATATTGTTCTGCCAGCAACTTCGCTGTCGCTTTATTATTTGGCGATCTATGCCCGACTCACCCGCGCCGCCATGCTGGAAGTGAAATCACAGGACTATGTGCGCACCGCCCGCGCCAAGGGTGTCACACCGCTTCGGCTGACGTTGCGCCATATCCTGCGCAACGCTTTGATCCCTATCACCACCATGGCCGGAATGCATCTTGGCGGCATGCTGGGTGGCGCTGTTGTGGTGGAAACCGTGTTCAGCTGGCCGGGTCTGGGGCGGCTGGCATTTGAAGCGGTCATGGCCCGTGATTTCAGCGTGCTTTTGGGAATTCTGCTGCTGTCATCCTTTTTGGTGATCATCATCAATGCTGCCGTGGATCTGTTTCAGGCCTGGCTCGACCCGCGGATTGGAGAAAGCCAATGA
- a CDS encoding acyl-CoA dehydrogenase family protein, with the protein MSATVSAIKPNAAPSPDPVEIARELARDFATRAAEYDRSGDFPHDNIAALHEAGLLALLIAKDHGGLGANLETAQKVVSEIAVGDPSTALILTMHYTIHGVINLGRWPEALAARVLAASRAKPVLVNNAQAEPGMGSPAHGGLPETIAHIEGDHWVINGHKGFVTGLAGLTWAVVLALTTEEVPRLIQVLVPLDTPGIRKVRTWEATGMYSTASDDLLLENVQVPLSDLIFEQPASEPLRRDPDFGNIFFTLLSSVYHGVALSARNDILKHLTSHAPTSLGAPLASIQRLQEGVGQIEVLLATNARLLRSLARDVDQKKAGPTDALAVRHVVIDNAVSVTDLALEYGGNRGLRRDYHLERHHRDAITARAHAPQSHMIRSIFGKAALERAATTP; encoded by the coding sequence ATGAGTGCCACCGTTTCTGCCATCAAGCCCAATGCGGCACCAAGCCCTGATCCGGTCGAGATCGCACGGGAACTGGCGCGCGATTTCGCAACGCGTGCCGCCGAATATGACCGCAGCGGTGATTTCCCCCATGACAACATCGCAGCGCTTCACGAAGCCGGTTTGCTGGCTCTGTTGATTGCCAAAGACCACGGCGGTCTTGGAGCGAACCTTGAAACCGCGCAAAAGGTGGTTTCTGAAATCGCGGTTGGTGATCCTTCAACCGCACTTATTCTCACCATGCATTACACCATTCATGGTGTGATCAATCTGGGGCGCTGGCCAGAGGCCTTGGCAGCGCGTGTGCTGGCAGCCAGCCGAGCCAAGCCGGTGCTGGTCAACAATGCGCAGGCCGAGCCGGGCATGGGCTCCCCCGCCCATGGCGGATTGCCCGAAACCATCGCCCACATTGAGGGAGATCATTGGGTAATCAATGGTCACAAGGGCTTTGTCACCGGGCTTGCCGGGCTGACATGGGCGGTTGTGCTGGCATTGACCACGGAGGAGGTGCCGCGCCTCATTCAGGTGCTGGTGCCACTGGATACGCCGGGTATTCGCAAGGTGCGCACATGGGAGGCGACTGGCATGTATTCCACCGCCAGCGATGATCTTCTGCTGGAAAACGTGCAGGTGCCGCTGTCTGACCTGATCTTTGAACAACCGGCCAGCGAGCCACTGCGCCGCGATCCGGATTTCGGCAATATTTTCTTCACGCTGCTGTCTTCGGTCTATCACGGCGTGGCTCTATCGGCCCGGAATGATATTTTGAAGCACCTCACCAGCCATGCCCCCACCAGCCTAGGCGCGCCCTTGGCCTCTATTCAGCGTCTTCAGGAAGGCGTGGGCCAAATTGAAGTGCTGCTGGCCACCAATGCCCGGCTGCTGCGCTCTTTGGCACGCGACGTTGACCAAAAAAAAGCAGGCCCCACCGACGCGCTGGCCGTGCGCCACGTGGTGATCGACAATGCTGTCTCCGTCACCGATCTGGCCCTTGAATACGGCGGCAACCGTGGCCTGAGGCGAGATTATCATCTGGAGCGGCATCATCGTGATGCCATTACCGCCCGTGCCCATGCCCCCCAAAGCCACATGATCCGATCCATTTTCGGCAAGGCCGCACTGGAGCGAGCTGCCACTACGCCCTGA
- a CDS encoding ABC transporter substrate-binding protein, whose protein sequence is MIVNRPSTEHAAHSTTRRGFLLASAAVSAFAVSGTNLRAATPAKGGTATLLLSSEPPVLTTIAHTAFNSVYVSPKVTEGLLTYDFDLTPKPLLATEWQISPDGLKYTFKLRDGVKWHDGKPFTSADVAFSIKTIAQVHPRGRNTFLNLTEVETPDARTVVLVLSKPAPYLITALASSETPIVPKHLYEGTKVQENPVNLAPVGTGPYKFKQWVRGSHIVYVRNEDYWDKPRPYLDSLIVRFISDSAARSIAIEAGEIDLAPSTPVSYGDLDRLKALPHIGFETQGYQYSNGVTRVEFNLEKEFFKDVRVRRAFAHVIDRNVIFNTVNYGYGAPITGPINPKLSKWYVSDLKTYPIDLKAAEALLDDAGYKRGPDGIRARLKLDYVPGEGYPRGADYIRQALAKVGIEVTVRTQDFATYTKRIYTDRDFDFAYEGMSNLFDPTVGVQRLYWSKNFLKGVPFSNGAAYSNPKVDALLEAAAVEIDPKKRVAQWKEIQQILVEDVPAIDIAAAPEITIYNKRIADHTLGAEGIISSLAFAYIAST, encoded by the coding sequence ATGATCGTCAACCGCCCGTCTACCGAACACGCCGCCCATTCCACAACCCGTCGCGGCTTTCTGCTGGCATCGGCAGCAGTCAGCGCATTTGCTGTGAGCGGCACAAATTTGCGCGCCGCAACGCCGGCAAAGGGTGGCACGGCAACGCTGCTTTTGTCGTCTGAGCCTCCGGTTTTGACCACCATTGCCCATACCGCGTTCAACTCGGTCTATGTCTCGCCAAAGGTCACCGAGGGGTTGCTGACCTATGATTTTGACCTCACGCCTAAGCCCTTGCTGGCAACTGAATGGCAGATCAGCCCGGACGGGCTGAAATATACGTTCAAACTGCGCGATGGGGTGAAATGGCATGATGGCAAGCCCTTCACCTCGGCAGATGTGGCGTTTTCCATCAAAACCATTGCCCAAGTCCATCCGCGTGGGCGCAACACATTCCTCAATTTGACGGAAGTGGAAACCCCGGATGCACGCACGGTGGTGCTCGTGCTGTCCAAGCCAGCCCCCTATCTCATCACCGCCCTTGCCTCTTCCGAGACGCCGATTGTACCAAAGCATCTCTATGAAGGCACCAAAGTGCAGGAAAACCCGGTCAATCTTGCCCCTGTTGGCACCGGCCCCTACAAGTTCAAGCAATGGGTGCGCGGCAGCCATATCGTTTATGTCCGCAATGAGGACTATTGGGACAAGCCCCGCCCCTATCTCGACAGCCTGATCGTGCGCTTCATCTCGGATTCGGCAGCGCGGTCGATTGCGATTGAGGCGGGTGAGATTGATCTGGCGCCAAGCACACCGGTGTCCTACGGCGACCTGGATCGGTTGAAAGCCTTGCCGCATATCGGCTTTGAAACGCAGGGCTACCAATACTCCAACGGTGTCACGCGGGTTGAATTCAATCTGGAAAAAGAGTTTTTCAAGGATGTGCGGGTGCGCCGCGCCTTCGCTCATGTGATTGATCGCAATGTGATTTTCAACACGGTCAATTACGGCTATGGCGCGCCGATTACCGGCCCCATCAATCCCAAACTGTCAAAATGGTATGTTTCGGACCTGAAGACCTATCCCATTGATCTCAAAGCAGCGGAAGCCCTGCTGGATGACGCTGGCTATAAGCGTGGGCCAGATGGCATTCGCGCCCGCCTCAAACTCGATTATGTACCGGGTGAAGGCTATCCGCGTGGCGCGGATTATATTCGTCAAGCACTGGCCAAGGTGGGCATTGAGGTCACAGTGCGCACACAGGATTTCGCCACCTATACCAAACGCATCTACACTGACCGTGATTTCGATTTTGCCTATGAAGGCATGAGCAATCTGTTTGATCCCACCGTGGGTGTACAGCGGCTTTATTGGAGCAAGAACTTCCTAAAAGGCGTGCCTTTCTCCAATGGTGCGGCCTATAGCAACCCGAAAGTCGATGCCCTGCTGGAAGCAGCAGCGGTGGAGATTGATCCGAAAAAGCGCGTGGCGCAGTGGAAGGAAATCCAGCAGATTCTGGTGGAGGATGTGCCTGCCATCGATATCGCTGCGGCTCCCGAAATCACCATTTATAACAAGCGTATCGCCGATCACACGCTGGGCGCGGAAGGCATCATCAGCAGCCTCGCCTTCGCCTATATCGCGTCAACGTAA
- a CDS encoding ABC transporter permease translates to MTRYVASRIGQAVLVLWAAFTLSFILLQAMPGDAVLIKFLSPDYGLSPDQIKEIRAAYAVDSSVFVQYFHTLANFLQGDFGYSLHAGVPVTAQLAIGLPATLTLAALAFLAAIVLAVFVAVLSSLAPFSFLRNLVQAVPSLLISVPVFWLGIMLIQIFSFRLKLVSVINPGPWESLVLPVITLSVPIAAPLAQILIRNIDEIRTRPFISVVIAKGATPARVLWRHVAINAALPVLTIAGVLFGELLAGAVVTETVFGLNGLGELTEKAVSTQDIAVLQAIVVISATAFVIINLLVDLAYPLLDPRLRSRNGAAS, encoded by the coding sequence ATGACGCGATATGTTGCAAGCCGGATAGGACAGGCGGTTCTGGTGCTCTGGGCAGCCTTTACCCTGTCCTTTATTCTGTTGCAGGCCATGCCTGGGGACGCGGTGCTGATCAAGTTTCTCAGCCCTGATTATGGGTTAAGCCCTGATCAAATCAAGGAAATTCGCGCCGCCTATGCCGTGGATTCCTCTGTGTTCGTCCAATATTTCCACACATTGGCGAATTTCTTACAGGGTGATTTTGGCTATTCGCTGCACGCGGGCGTGCCGGTGACGGCGCAGTTGGCCATAGGTCTGCCTGCAACGCTCACGCTGGCAGCTCTCGCCTTTCTTGCTGCCATCGTCCTTGCGGTCTTTGTGGCGGTGCTGTCTTCGCTCGCACCATTTTCATTTTTGCGCAATCTGGTACAGGCAGTGCCTTCGCTGTTGATCTCGGTTCCAGTGTTCTGGCTGGGCATTATGCTGATCCAGATTTTCTCGTTTCGGCTCAAGCTGGTCTCGGTGATCAATCCCGGACCATGGGAAAGTCTCGTCCTGCCGGTGATCACCCTGTCTGTTCCCATTGCCGCACCGCTGGCGCAAATCCTGATCCGCAATATTGATGAAATCCGCACCCGGCCCTTCATCTCTGTCGTCATTGCCAAGGGGGCCACGCCCGCCCGTGTGCTGTGGCGGCATGTCGCCATCAATGCGGCTTTGCCAGTGCTGACCATTGCCGGGGTGCTGTTTGGCGAGCTTCTGGCCGGAGCCGTGGTGACCGAAACCGTATTTGGCCTGAACGGCCTAGGCGAATTGACGGAAAAAGCCGTCAGCACGCAGGATATTGCCGTGCTTCAGGCCATTGTGGTGATTTCCGCCACCGCCTTTGTCATCATCAATCTTCTGGTCGATCTTGCCTATCCCCTTCTCGATCCCCGCCTGAGAAGCCGGAACGGAGCCGCATCATGA
- a CDS encoding TIGR04028 family ABC transporter substrate-binding protein, translating to MMTLRRTFLGLSLALAASVSLSTIGHASDAPVKGGTLVYLEQQAHTNLYPPAGGFYPNSGILNQITDKLTYQNPKTLEIEPWIAESWTVNADNTEYTFKIRPGVTFSDGSPVDANAVAKNFDRFGLGDKGLKQPVSEVVNNYDHSEVIDPLTVKFVFKKPSPGFLQGTSVIGSGLLSLKTLSLPFEQLGDATKIIGSGPFVVSAETLGKSLDLKVRADYTWGPKKLEHQGRAYLDGIKYIITREDGVRIGALLAGQADLIRQIQAYDEAQVETQNFKIYAPGTRGVNNSVVFRPDNPLVADVRVRKALSLATNRDEIIKTLFSKNYPRATSIIASTAIGYVDQSDKLGFDVEKAKALLDEAGYKPDADGIRAKDGAKLVLTAYESLPQPQNRAALQLIAQQWQKVGVKLNVLAGDAGSAALDDLDPLKTPVTPAIVGRADPDVIKSQYYPKNRDALRQKGGLSDKAKTFVDDKLNSLLEEISSQPDPQKRLKVVAEVQAYVLDQAYAIPIFEEPQVFAGAPYVKGVAFDAVARPSFYSVWLDK from the coding sequence ATGATGACGCTTCGCCGCACTTTTCTTGGCCTCAGCCTCGCGCTGGCCGCTTCTGTAAGCCTATCGACCATCGGCCATGCATCTGATGCGCCGGTCAAGGGCGGAACCTTGGTCTATCTTGAGCAGCAGGCGCATACCAATCTTTACCCACCAGCAGGCGGCTTTTACCCCAACAGCGGCATTCTCAACCAGATCACCGATAAGCTGACCTATCAAAACCCCAAGACACTGGAAATCGAGCCGTGGATTGCCGAGAGCTGGACGGTCAATGCCGATAACACGGAATATACCTTCAAAATCCGCCCCGGCGTGACGTTCTCCGATGGCTCCCCGGTGGACGCCAATGCGGTGGCCAAAAACTTTGATCGCTTCGGGCTTGGCGATAAGGGTTTGAAGCAGCCGGTTTCGGAAGTGGTCAACAATTACGACCACAGTGAAGTGATTGACCCGCTGACGGTGAAATTCGTGTTCAAAAAGCCGTCGCCGGGCTTTCTTCAGGGAACATCCGTTATCGGCTCCGGTCTGTTGTCGTTGAAAACACTCTCCCTGCCCTTTGAGCAATTGGGCGATGCCACCAAAATCATCGGCTCCGGCCCCTTTGTGGTCAGCGCCGAGACGCTTGGCAAATCGCTCGATTTGAAAGTGCGGGCCGATTACACTTGGGGTCCGAAAAAGCTGGAGCATCAGGGCCGCGCCTATCTCGATGGCATCAAATATATCATCACCCGTGAAGATGGCGTGCGCATTGGCGCGCTTCTGGCCGGTCAGGCCGATCTGATCCGCCAGATTCAGGCCTATGATGAGGCACAGGTTGAAACGCAGAATTTCAAGATTTATGCGCCCGGCACCCGCGGCGTGAACAATTCGGTGGTGTTCAGACCAGACAATCCGTTGGTTGCTGATGTGCGGGTGCGCAAGGCGCTGTCTTTGGCCACCAACCGCGATGAAATCATCAAGACCCTATTCTCCAAGAACTATCCACGCGCCACCTCCATCATCGCCTCCACGGCCATTGGCTATGTCGATCAATCCGACAAATTGGGCTTTGATGTTGAGAAGGCCAAGGCTCTGCTGGATGAAGCCGGATATAAGCCAGATGCCGATGGCATTCGTGCCAAGGACGGGGCAAAACTGGTGCTGACAGCCTATGAATCCCTGCCGCAACCGCAAAACCGCGCGGCTTTGCAGCTGATTGCCCAGCAATGGCAAAAAGTGGGCGTGAAGCTCAACGTGCTGGCCGGCGACGCGGGAAGCGCCGCTTTGGATGATCTTGATCCGCTGAAAACCCCGGTGACTCCTGCCATCGTTGGTCGCGCCGACCCGGATGTGATCAAGAGCCAATATTACCCGAAAAACCGCGACGCGCTGCGTCAGAAGGGTGGTCTCAGCGATAAAGCCAAGACCTTTGTTGATGATAAGCTCAATAGCTTACTGGAGGAGATCAGCTCTCAACCTGATCCACAGAAGCGATTGAAGGTTGTGGCAGAGGTACAGGCCTATGTGCTCGATCAGGCCTATGCCATCCCGATTTTTGAAGAGCCGCAAGTCTTTGCCGGAGCGCCTTACGTGAAGGGTGTGGCTTTTGATGCCGTGGCCCGCCCCAGCTTCTACAGCGTCTGGCTGGATAAGTAA